The following are encoded in a window of Camarhynchus parvulus chromosome 1A, STF_HiC, whole genome shotgun sequence genomic DNA:
- the TDG gene encoding G/T mismatch-specific thymine DNA glycosylase isoform X3 encodes MMTAVPNMEMMTEQPTLEGIPEPNIAQEPPKEVKKGGRKRKAKATEPKQPKKPAAKKEKPTKSKGKQEKITDTFKVKRKVDRFNGVSEAELLTKTLPDILTFDLDIVIIGINPGLMAAYKGHHYPGPGNHFWKCLFMSGLSNEQLNHMDDHTLPHKYGIGFTNMVERTTPGSKDLSSKEFREGGRILMQKLQKYKPRIAAFNGKCIYEIFSKEVFGIKVKNLEFGLQPHKVPDTETLCYVMPSSSARCAQFPRAQDKVHYYIKLKDLRDQLKGIAPNMEVQEVQYTFDLQLAQEDAKKMAVKEEKYDPGYEAAYGGAYCDRALYVTDQCSLSSNGAAGSNPQYCKGSSFSEVPNGQWMTQSFADQIPEFNAGMTQEEEGSSV; translated from the exons ATGATGACTGCAGTGCCCAACATGGAAATGATGACTGAACAGCCAACTCTAGAGGGCATTCCAGAGCCAAACATTGCTCAGGAGCCTCCAAAAG aagttaaaaaagggggaaggaaaagaaaagccaaagcaACTGAGCCAAAGCAACCCAAAAAGCCTGctgctaaaaaagaaaaaccaaccaagTCAAAAGGCAAACAAGAAAAGATCACAGATACTTTTAAAGTCAAAAGAAAAGTGGACCGTTTTAATGGTGTATCTGAAGCTGAACTTCTGACCAAGACTTTGCCTGATATTTTGACCTTTGATCTGGATATTGTGATA ATTGGCATAAACCCTGGCCTGATGGCAGCTTACAAAGGACATCATTACCCAGGACCTGGAAAccattttt GGAAGTGTCTGTTCATGTCTGGTCTAAGTAATGAACAGCTGAACCACATGGATGACCACACCTTGCCACATAAATATGGGATTGGATTTACAAACATGGTTGAAAGGACAACACCTGGAAGCAAAGACCTCTCCAG CAAAGAGTTTCGGGAAGGAGGGCGAATTCTGATGCAGAAGCTACAAAAGTATAAACCTCGTATAGCagcttttaatggaaaat gtATTTATGAAATTTTTAGTAAAGAAGTTTTTGGAATTAAAGTTAAGAACTTGGAATTTGGGCTGCAGCCACACAAAGTGCCAGATACAGAAACT CTCTGCTATGTTATGCCATCTTCCAGTGCAAGATGTGCTCAGTTTCCTCGGGCACAAGATAAAGTTCATTATTACATTAAGCTGAAAGACTTAAGGGATCAACTGAAAGGCATCGCACCCAACATGGAGGTCCAGGAGGTGCAGTACACATTTGACTTGCAACTTGCACAAg AGGATGCTAAAAAGATGGCTGTCAAAGAAGAAAAGTATGACCCAGGCTATGAAGCAGCGTATGGAGGAGCTTACTGTGACCGTGCGCTGTATGTCACTGACCAGTGCAGCTTGTCTTCAAATGGAGCTG cAGGAAGCAATCCACAGTACTGCAAAGGGTCGTCCTTCAGTGAGGTTCCTAACGGACAGTGGATGACACAGTCCTTTGCAGACCAGATTCCAGAGTTCAATGCTGGCATGAcacaggaagaggagggaagcaGCGTGTAG
- the TDG gene encoding G/T mismatch-specific thymine DNA glycosylase isoform X2 gives MEGPELGRYYAYLQQAQAFYSFPFHQMMTAVPNMEMMTEQPTLEGIPEPNIAQEPPKEVKKGGRKRKAKATEPKQPKKPAAKKEKPTKSKGKQEKITDTFKVKRKVDRFNGVSEAELLTKTLPDILTFDLDIVIIGINPGLMAAYKGHHYPGPGNHFWKCLFMSGLSNEQLNHMDDHTLPHKYGIGFTNMVERTTPGSKDLSSKEFREGGRILMQKLQKYKPRIAAFNGKCIYEIFSKEVFGIKVKNLEFGLQPHKVPDTETLCYVMPSSSARCAQFPRAQDKVHYYIKLKDLRDQLKGIAPNMEVQEVQYTFDLQLAQEDAKKMAVKEEKYDPGYEAAYGGAYCDRALYVTDQCSLSSNGAGSNPQYCKGSSFSEVPNGQWMTQSFADQIPEFNAGMTQEEEGSSV, from the exons ATGGAGGGCCCGGAGCTGGGCAG ATACTACGCATATCTTCAGCAAGCTCAAGCATTTTACTCGTTTCCATTCCATCAGATGATGACTGCAGTGCCCAACATGGAAATGATGACTGAACAGCCAACTCTAGAGGGCATTCCAGAGCCAAACATTGCTCAGGAGCCTCCAAAAG aagttaaaaaagggggaaggaaaagaaaagccaaagcaACTGAGCCAAAGCAACCCAAAAAGCCTGctgctaaaaaagaaaaaccaaccaagTCAAAAGGCAAACAAGAAAAGATCACAGATACTTTTAAAGTCAAAAGAAAAGTGGACCGTTTTAATGGTGTATCTGAAGCTGAACTTCTGACCAAGACTTTGCCTGATATTTTGACCTTTGATCTGGATATTGTGATA ATTGGCATAAACCCTGGCCTGATGGCAGCTTACAAAGGACATCATTACCCAGGACCTGGAAAccattttt GGAAGTGTCTGTTCATGTCTGGTCTAAGTAATGAACAGCTGAACCACATGGATGACCACACCTTGCCACATAAATATGGGATTGGATTTACAAACATGGTTGAAAGGACAACACCTGGAAGCAAAGACCTCTCCAG CAAAGAGTTTCGGGAAGGAGGGCGAATTCTGATGCAGAAGCTACAAAAGTATAAACCTCGTATAGCagcttttaatggaaaat gtATTTATGAAATTTTTAGTAAAGAAGTTTTTGGAATTAAAGTTAAGAACTTGGAATTTGGGCTGCAGCCACACAAAGTGCCAGATACAGAAACT CTCTGCTATGTTATGCCATCTTCCAGTGCAAGATGTGCTCAGTTTCCTCGGGCACAAGATAAAGTTCATTATTACATTAAGCTGAAAGACTTAAGGGATCAACTGAAAGGCATCGCACCCAACATGGAGGTCCAGGAGGTGCAGTACACATTTGACTTGCAACTTGCACAAg AGGATGCTAAAAAGATGGCTGTCAAAGAAGAAAAGTATGACCCAGGCTATGAAGCAGCGTATGGAGGAGCTTACTGTGACCGTGCGCTGTATGTCACTGACCAGTGCAGCTTGTCTTCAAATGGAGCTG GAAGCAATCCACAGTACTGCAAAGGGTCGTCCTTCAGTGAGGTTCCTAACGGACAGTGGATGACACAGTCCTTTGCAGACCAGATTCCAGAGTTCAATGCTGGCATGAcacaggaagaggagggaagcaGCGTGTAG
- the TDG gene encoding G/T mismatch-specific thymine DNA glycosylase isoform X4 has protein sequence MNFEEVKKGGRKRKAKATEPKQPKKPAAKKEKPTKSKGKQEKITDTFKVKRKVDRFNGVSEAELLTKTLPDILTFDLDIVIIGINPGLMAAYKGHHYPGPGNHFWKCLFMSGLSNEQLNHMDDHTLPHKYGIGFTNMVERTTPGSKDLSSKEFREGGRILMQKLQKYKPRIAAFNGKCIYEIFSKEVFGIKVKNLEFGLQPHKVPDTETLCYVMPSSSARCAQFPRAQDKVHYYIKLKDLRDQLKGIAPNMEVQEVQYTFDLQLAQEDAKKMAVKEEKYDPGYEAAYGGAYCDRALYVTDQCSLSSNGAAGSNPQYCKGSSFSEVPNGQWMTQSFADQIPEFNAGMTQEEEGSSV, from the exons atgaattttgaAG aagttaaaaaagggggaaggaaaagaaaagccaaagcaACTGAGCCAAAGCAACCCAAAAAGCCTGctgctaaaaaagaaaaaccaaccaagTCAAAAGGCAAACAAGAAAAGATCACAGATACTTTTAAAGTCAAAAGAAAAGTGGACCGTTTTAATGGTGTATCTGAAGCTGAACTTCTGACCAAGACTTTGCCTGATATTTTGACCTTTGATCTGGATATTGTGATA ATTGGCATAAACCCTGGCCTGATGGCAGCTTACAAAGGACATCATTACCCAGGACCTGGAAAccattttt GGAAGTGTCTGTTCATGTCTGGTCTAAGTAATGAACAGCTGAACCACATGGATGACCACACCTTGCCACATAAATATGGGATTGGATTTACAAACATGGTTGAAAGGACAACACCTGGAAGCAAAGACCTCTCCAG CAAAGAGTTTCGGGAAGGAGGGCGAATTCTGATGCAGAAGCTACAAAAGTATAAACCTCGTATAGCagcttttaatggaaaat gtATTTATGAAATTTTTAGTAAAGAAGTTTTTGGAATTAAAGTTAAGAACTTGGAATTTGGGCTGCAGCCACACAAAGTGCCAGATACAGAAACT CTCTGCTATGTTATGCCATCTTCCAGTGCAAGATGTGCTCAGTTTCCTCGGGCACAAGATAAAGTTCATTATTACATTAAGCTGAAAGACTTAAGGGATCAACTGAAAGGCATCGCACCCAACATGGAGGTCCAGGAGGTGCAGTACACATTTGACTTGCAACTTGCACAAg AGGATGCTAAAAAGATGGCTGTCAAAGAAGAAAAGTATGACCCAGGCTATGAAGCAGCGTATGGAGGAGCTTACTGTGACCGTGCGCTGTATGTCACTGACCAGTGCAGCTTGTCTTCAAATGGAGCTG cAGGAAGCAATCCACAGTACTGCAAAGGGTCGTCCTTCAGTGAGGTTCCTAACGGACAGTGGATGACACAGTCCTTTGCAGACCAGATTCCAGAGTTCAATGCTGGCATGAcacaggaagaggagggaagcaGCGTGTAG
- the TDG gene encoding G/T mismatch-specific thymine DNA glycosylase isoform X1 produces MEGPELGRYYAYLQQAQAFYSFPFHQMMTAVPNMEMMTEQPTLEGIPEPNIAQEPPKEVKKGGRKRKAKATEPKQPKKPAAKKEKPTKSKGKQEKITDTFKVKRKVDRFNGVSEAELLTKTLPDILTFDLDIVIIGINPGLMAAYKGHHYPGPGNHFWKCLFMSGLSNEQLNHMDDHTLPHKYGIGFTNMVERTTPGSKDLSSKEFREGGRILMQKLQKYKPRIAAFNGKCIYEIFSKEVFGIKVKNLEFGLQPHKVPDTETLCYVMPSSSARCAQFPRAQDKVHYYIKLKDLRDQLKGIAPNMEVQEVQYTFDLQLAQEDAKKMAVKEEKYDPGYEAAYGGAYCDRALYVTDQCSLSSNGAAGSNPQYCKGSSFSEVPNGQWMTQSFADQIPEFNAGMTQEEEGSSV; encoded by the exons ATGGAGGGCCCGGAGCTGGGCAG ATACTACGCATATCTTCAGCAAGCTCAAGCATTTTACTCGTTTCCATTCCATCAGATGATGACTGCAGTGCCCAACATGGAAATGATGACTGAACAGCCAACTCTAGAGGGCATTCCAGAGCCAAACATTGCTCAGGAGCCTCCAAAAG aagttaaaaaagggggaaggaaaagaaaagccaaagcaACTGAGCCAAAGCAACCCAAAAAGCCTGctgctaaaaaagaaaaaccaaccaagTCAAAAGGCAAACAAGAAAAGATCACAGATACTTTTAAAGTCAAAAGAAAAGTGGACCGTTTTAATGGTGTATCTGAAGCTGAACTTCTGACCAAGACTTTGCCTGATATTTTGACCTTTGATCTGGATATTGTGATA ATTGGCATAAACCCTGGCCTGATGGCAGCTTACAAAGGACATCATTACCCAGGACCTGGAAAccattttt GGAAGTGTCTGTTCATGTCTGGTCTAAGTAATGAACAGCTGAACCACATGGATGACCACACCTTGCCACATAAATATGGGATTGGATTTACAAACATGGTTGAAAGGACAACACCTGGAAGCAAAGACCTCTCCAG CAAAGAGTTTCGGGAAGGAGGGCGAATTCTGATGCAGAAGCTACAAAAGTATAAACCTCGTATAGCagcttttaatggaaaat gtATTTATGAAATTTTTAGTAAAGAAGTTTTTGGAATTAAAGTTAAGAACTTGGAATTTGGGCTGCAGCCACACAAAGTGCCAGATACAGAAACT CTCTGCTATGTTATGCCATCTTCCAGTGCAAGATGTGCTCAGTTTCCTCGGGCACAAGATAAAGTTCATTATTACATTAAGCTGAAAGACTTAAGGGATCAACTGAAAGGCATCGCACCCAACATGGAGGTCCAGGAGGTGCAGTACACATTTGACTTGCAACTTGCACAAg AGGATGCTAAAAAGATGGCTGTCAAAGAAGAAAAGTATGACCCAGGCTATGAAGCAGCGTATGGAGGAGCTTACTGTGACCGTGCGCTGTATGTCACTGACCAGTGCAGCTTGTCTTCAAATGGAGCTG cAGGAAGCAATCCACAGTACTGCAAAGGGTCGTCCTTCAGTGAGGTTCCTAACGGACAGTGGATGACACAGTCCTTTGCAGACCAGATTCCAGAGTTCAATGCTGGCATGAcacaggaagaggagggaagcaGCGTGTAG